A region from the Fusarium musae strain F31 chromosome 1, whole genome shotgun sequence genome encodes:
- a CDS encoding hypothetical protein (EggNog:ENOG41~BUSCO:EOG09262FE3) has protein sequence MLPSWGSRDVFRGHPHYSTSSVTSASMSLREQMHKHSGDYFNVKDVRGSSPAASLAADLSQNFRLDSDSSPQFPTPRRALFTAGMMGSLEGRGEQDQQDSVTTPPLPSSSPAPLAELKELMEVSPLPHKAPFFTQFEITSPTPGSTPAADDEMILDSPAPISRQSSLEPPKPIMAENRRIAVPRRPSLTRMKGFSTTAVPSRQADTELPPFRFGAGSRLNHTSSNLSLSECFESTSPPQERRPASANSPCPGLSVGRARPQFLNFNACSRSNGSPSMNSHSRRQSNPFLRNRKQFRRSLSMFEHPADIMKSNSEGEETTSSALQSVMDVEEAQEPVLPHFLLEDPTDTIPRITRETLVDVLDGKYSSHFDQKIVIDCRFEYEYEGGHIDGAVNYNDKDLLTNQLFQTPMDGRTLLIFHCEYSAHRAPLMARHVRSEDRTVNAEFYPKLTYPEVYILDGGYSGFFTEHRGRCYPQEYVEMSDEAHQRTCEREMGRLKSRKGLSRAATFAFGQREPCVDESPTAPSRPQSRTLHAPISLLGASPMIGDRSHARRMASY, from the exons ATGCTCCCTAGTTGGGGTAGTCGAGATGTCTTTCGCGGGCACCCCCATTACTCTACATCTTCTGTCACATCTGCAAGCATGAGCCTGCGCGAGCAGATGCACAAGCATTCTGGAGACTATTTCAACGTCAAGGACGTACGAGGCTCCTCGCCCGCTGCGAGTTTGGCTGCTGATCTTTCCCAGAACTTCCGACTTGACAGCGATTCGAG TCCTCAGTTCCCCACTCCCAGAAGAGCACTCTTCACGGCTGGCATGATGGGCAGCTTGGAAGGTCGAGGTGAGCAGGACCAACAAG ATTCAGTCACAACTCCCCCATTACCATCCTCGTCGCCTGCCCCACTGGCCGAGCTCAAGGAATTAATGGAGGTATCACCTCTGCCTCACAAGGCACCTTTCTTCACCCAGTTCGAGATAACTTCTCCAACTCCGGGGTCTACACCAGCCGCTGACGATGAAATGATTCTTGATTCCCCGGCTCCTATCTCTCGGCAGTCTTCCTTGGAACCTCCCAagcccatcatggctga AAACCGTAGAATAGCTGTGCCACGGAGACCATCCCTAACCCGGATGAAGGGTTTCAGTACCACGGCCGTACCAAGTCGCCAGGCTGACACGGAACTGCCTCCGTTCCGCTTCGGTGCTGGCTCTCGCCTGAATCATACCAGCTCCAATCTGTCTCTCAGCGAATGTTTCGAGTCGACATCACCACCTCAGGAGCGCAGGCCCGCGTCTGCCAACAGTCCATGCCCTGGTCTTTCTGTCGGCCGCGCTAGACCCCaattcctcaacttcaatgCATGCTCTCGCAGCAATGGCTCTCCTTCCATGAACTCACATTCCCGGCGACAGTCCAATCCCTTTCTCAGAAATCGAAAGCAGTTCCGTCGGTCATTAAGCATGTTCGAGCATCCCGCTGACATAATGAAGAGCAATTCAGAGGGAGAGGAGACTACTTCTTCCGCGCTTCAATCGGTTATGGATGTGGAGGAGGCTCAAGAGCCCGTTCTCCCCCATTTCCTTTTGGAAGACCCCACCGATACCATTCCTCGCATCACTCGAGAGACACTCGTCGACGTCTTGGATGGCAAGTACAGCTCCCACTTCGATCAGAAGATCGTGATCGACTGCCGATTTGAGTATGAATATGAGGGTGGCCACATTGACGGTGCTGTCAACTACAATGATAAGGACCTGCTCACAAATCAGCTCTTCCAGACTCCTATGGATGGACGGACGCTTCTCATCTTCCACTGCGAGTATTCAGCCCACCGTGCCCCCCTGATGGCTCGTCATGTTCGATCTGAGGACCGCACCGTGAATGCTGAATTCTACCCAAAACTTACATACCCCGAAGTCTACATTCTAGACGGTGGGTATTCGGGCTTTTTCACCGAACACCGGGGCCGTTGCTATCCTCAAGAATACGTTGAGATGTCCGATGAGGCTCACCAGCGCACTTGCGAACGCGAGATGGGCCGATTGAAATCTCGTAAAGGTCTCAGCCGTGCCGCGACCTTTGCTTTTGGTCAACGTGAGCCTTGTGTGGACGAGTCACCAACTGCTCCCAGCAGACCTCAGTCACGAACTCTCCATGCACCAATCTCCCTCCTTGGTGCCTCCCCCATGATTGGCGATCGATCACATGCTCGCCGTATGGCCTCTTACTAG